A single genomic interval of Caretta caretta isolate rCarCar2 chromosome 23, rCarCar1.hap1, whole genome shotgun sequence harbors:
- the LOC125628243 gene encoding LOW QUALITY PROTEIN: deoxyribonuclease-1 (The sequence of the model RefSeq protein was modified relative to this genomic sequence to represent the inferred CDS: deleted 1 base in 1 codon) yields the protein MHPLALLLLGLRLAGAGFKICAFNAHGFGEAKSGDTWVMGALILVRCDIAAVQEVRDVKGDAMQALLRELNRYDPSHSYAQLGSRRLGRGTYKEQIVFLYRADLVTVTDWYQFGEAGDFARGPFAARFHVPSTAIKDFVLLSHHVSPRDAPHEIDQLHQVCQELSQRWGTQNMMVLGDLNAGGAYVPHNAWGSIRLRWDPRFHWLIGDGVNTTVRARTHCATTGTRVAWGDQHGDVGGLAPPIAGRTGGAESPWQRLSVNLWGKGVGVGERLPLSTLQSPTLGLLWHWCRLEGRGKLRDSSPLTPSLPPRIVVQGDELLRAVVPGSAKPYNFARSLGLSEEEALQVSDHYPVEVNLYLAGQAPREL from the exons ATGCAccccctggccctgctgctgctcgGGCTACGCCTGGCCGGCGCCGGCTTCAAGATCTGCGCCTTCAACGCACATGGCTTCGGGGAGGCCAAATCGGGCGACACCTGGGTGATGGGCGCACTC ATCCTGGTGCGCTGTGACATCGCTGCCGTGCAGGAGGTCCGGGACGTGAAGGGTGATGCCATGCAGGCCCTGCTGCGGGAGCTGAACAG GTACGATCCATCCCACAGCTACGCccagctgggcagccggagactTGGCCGCGGGACCTACAAGGAGCAGATCGTCTTCCTGTAtcg GGCGGACCTGGTGACGGTCACGGATTGGTACCAGTTTGGGGAGGCTGGAGACTTTGCCCGGGGGCCCTTTGCTGCCCGCTTCCATGTGCCCAGCACAG CCATCAAGGACTTTGTGCTGCTCTCACATCATGTCAGCCCCCGGGATGCGCCCCATGAGATCGATCAGCTCCACCAGGTCTGCCAGGAACTGAGCCAGCGCTGGGGAACCCAG aaCATGATGGTGCTGGGGGACTTAAATGCAGGGGGGGCCTATGTCCCCCACAACGCCTGGGGGTCCATCCGGCTGCGCTGGGATCCCCGCTTCCACTGGCTGATCGGGGATGGCGTCAACACCACAGTGCGAGCCCGGACCCACTGCGCC ACGACAGGTACTAGGGTAGCCTGGGGGGACCAgcatggggatgtggggggactGGCTCCCCCCATAGCAGGGAGAACTGGGGGAGCAGAGAGCCCCTGGCAAAGGTTATCAGTTAACCTCTGGGGGAAAGGAGTAGGGGTTGGGGAGAGGCTACCTCTCTCCACACTGCAGTCCCCCACCTTGGGATTGCTCTGGCACTGGTGCAGGCTAGAGGGAAGGGGCAAGTTAAGGGAcagctcccccctcaccccctctctgccccccaggatcGTGGTCCAGGGGGATGAGCTGCTCAGAGCTGTGGTGCCTGGCTCAGCCAAACCCTACAACTTCGCCAGGAGCCTGGGGCTGTcggaggaggag GCCCTGCAGGTCAGCGACCATTACCCCGTGGAGGTGAACTTGTATCTGGCCGGGCAGGCACCGCGGGAGCTGTGA